Sequence from the Deinococcus ruber genome:
CCATCACCTTGACCCACCCTCTTGGCCCTTGCCCCGTTGACTTCTAACACAATTGCTCAGGGGTCGATGCCGAACGCCCGCCGGGCCAGACTGACGCTCTGGTACAGTGCTGCTCAGACCAACTTCCAGCGCCGCGATATCCCAGAGGGCAACGATATGAATCACCAGCACACGACCTCCGAACGCGGCCAGGCTCTCCTTGAACTCCTCCGCATCCAACCCGACTATGTTTCAGTTCATCTCAATCTGGACGGATGCCGCCTTACGACGCTGCCGGATCAGCTCCGGTACAGCACAGGCGCACAGGTCTTCAGCGCCTACGACAACCGACTGGAGGCGCTGCCCGACTGGCTCTGGACATTCCGCCAACTGGCAACGCTGAACCTCTCGGCCAACGAATTGAGTTATCTGCCCGCCGAGATAGGGCAGCTCGGTTCGCTGGAGATGCTCGATCTGGGGCATAACCGGCTCGAACGATTGCCTGATGTCTTTTCCGGCCTTTCAAAGCTGGCGTTTCTGTATCTCAGCAACAACCGGCTCAGTCAGCTTCCCGCGTCGCTCGGCTTGCTGGAATCGCTGGAATATCTGAACATCACCGACAATGCCTTTGCTGAACTGCCCGCATGGATAGGCACTCTGCCCCGGCTGGCCGAATTCCGACTGTATAACAACAACCTTCAGGCATTGCCGGAGCAACTCGGTGAGCTGGTCTGTCTCCGCGAGCTTCACGCCATGAACAACGTGCTGGAAACCTTGCCCGCCAGTCTGGGTCAGTGCGTGCGGCTGGAAAAGCTGATGCTTCAGGGCAACAGGCTTACAGCGCTGCCGGACGAACTCGCCGGATTGACGGCCCTCACCGACCTCGATCTGCGGTTCAACGCGCTGACCGAGCTGCCTGCCGCGCTCGCCAGTTTGCACCAACTCCGGTTTCTCGACCTGCGGGCCAATGCCCTGACCGATCTTCCTGAAGCCCTGGCGTTCCTGCCAAATCTGGAAAAACTCGATCTGCGCTGGAATCGCCTGACCTTGCTGCCAGCGGCGTTTCGTCGGCTCCAGGAACGCGGCTGCACCGTGTATACCTGAGCCTCAGGCCAGCATGTACCCCGCCGCTAGCCCCTGATATTCCGCCACCTGCGCCGCCTGCCAGGCAGCGTCCCGGCCCAGTTCTTCCGCCAGGATGGTTGCCACCCTCGGCGCGGCCTCGCTGCTGGCGCGGGCATTCAGCAGCAGCGCCCGCAGGCGGCGGCTCAGCACGTCTTCCACGGTACGGGCCTGCTCCATGCGGACGGCCCAGCGCACCTCGGCCTCGGTGTACGGCAACTCTGGGTGCAGCAGCGTGTGTGCGCCCTCAAGCTGCTGAATCTTTGCGGCGTCGGTGCCGTACACCCGCCAGTGCTGATCTGATTCGTCGGTGGTCCAGCCGTGCAGGTGCAGTGCTGGCGTCAGGCTCAGGCGGGGAGGCAGGCCCGCCTGGGTCGCGGCCCGGTTGATGGTGTCTTCGCCCATGCGGCGGTACGTCGTCCATTTGCCGCCGGTCAGGGTAATCAGGCCGCTGTCGGAAATACGGATGATGTGGTCGCGG
This genomic interval carries:
- a CDS encoding leucine-rich repeat domain-containing protein, with amino-acid sequence MPNARRARLTLWYSAAQTNFQRRDIPEGNDMNHQHTTSERGQALLELLRIQPDYVSVHLNLDGCRLTTLPDQLRYSTGAQVFSAYDNRLEALPDWLWTFRQLATLNLSANELSYLPAEIGQLGSLEMLDLGHNRLERLPDVFSGLSKLAFLYLSNNRLSQLPASLGLLESLEYLNITDNAFAELPAWIGTLPRLAEFRLYNNNLQALPEQLGELVCLRELHAMNNVLETLPASLGQCVRLEKLMLQGNRLTALPDELAGLTALTDLDLRFNALTELPAALASLHQLRFLDLRANALTDLPEALAFLPNLEKLDLRWNRLTLLPAAFRRLQERGCTVYT